A part of Capsicum annuum cultivar UCD-10X-F1 chromosome 6, UCD10Xv1.1, whole genome shotgun sequence genomic DNA contains:
- the LOC107875827 gene encoding 50S ribosomal protein L29, chloroplastic, with translation MMSLSIASPSSVTFTSKINNLSTSSFHGIQFPKIIQAPAPNAPRLSWSPLVVKMAKREEELMDIRAKTTEELQEEIVDLKGELFMLRLQRSARNEFKSSEFLRMRKRIARMLTVKRERELEEGINKRISRKLDRKWKKSIVPRPPPSLKKLREEEAAEEAKEST, from the exons atgatgagCCTCTCCATTGCCTCACCTTCCAGTGTTACCTTCACTTCCAAGATTAACAACCTCTCCACCTCCTCTTTCCATGGCATTCAGTTCCCCAAAATCATTCAGGCGCCTGCACCTAACGCGCCGCGTCTTTCTTGGTCGCCTTTGGTGGTGAAAATGGCGAAAAGGGAAGAGGAATTGATGGATATTAGAGCAAAGACTACTGAAGAGCTACAAGAAGAGATTGTTGACCTTAAAGGTGAACTCTTTATGCTTCGTCTTCAAAGGTCTGCCAGAAATGAGTTCAAGTCTAGCGAGTTTTTGAGAATGCGCAAAAGG ATTGCAAGGATGCTTACAGTTAAACGGGAGAGAGAGCTTGAAGAAGGGATTAACAAGAGGATATCGAGGAAGCTCGACCGGAAATGGAAGAAAAGCATTGTCCCTAGACCACCCCCCTCTTTGAAGAAGCTACGAGAGGAGGAGGCAGCTGAAGAAGCTAAGGAATCTACCTGA
- the LOC107874692 gene encoding homeobox protein knotted-1-like 6 isoform X2 gives METKSNMFKDGEEEEKDCSSRSGDSVEEDNDEEEIKRKISCHSLYDLLVETHLDCLKVCLGITEIEKIEKVEEKSSKYKKVISRTMDHQAELNNKFSSLTMDHPAELDNFMEAYCVALSKLKEAMEEPHLESIRFINHMYSQLSELMELPSSASIPANFAGMKAHGNK, from the exons ATGGAGACAAAAAGTAATATGTTTAAAGATGGAGAAGAGGAAGAAAAGGACTGTAGTTCTAGATCAGGTGACTCTGTagaagaagataatgatgaagaagaaattaAGAGGAAAATATCTTGCCACTCTTTGTATGATCTTTTGGTTGAGACTCACTTGGACTGTTTGAAG GTTTGTTTGGGGATCACTGAGAttgaaaaaattgagaaagttGAAGAAAAGTCGTCAAAATATAAGAAAGTTATCTCACGCACAATGGATCATCAAGCAGAATTGAACAATAAGTTCAGCTCACTCACAATGGATCATCCAGCTGAGCTGGACAACTTCATG GAAGCATATTGTGTGGCTCTAAGCAAGCTAAAAGAAGCAATGGAGGAACCCCATTTAGAGTCCATAAGGTTCATCAATCATATGTATTCTCAGCTCAGTGAACTCATGGAGCTTCCTTCTTCTGCTTCCATCCCAGCTAATTTTG ctgGGATGAAGGCGCATGGAAACAAATGA
- the LOC107874692 gene encoding homeobox protein knotted-1-like 8 isoform X1, with product METKSNMFKDGEEEEKDCSSRSGDSVEEDNDEEEIKRKISCHSLYDLLVETHLDCLKQVCLGITEIEKIEKVEEKSSKYKKVISRTMDHQAELNNKFSSLTMDHPAELDNFMEAYCVALSKLKEAMEEPHLESIRFINHMYSQLSELMELPSSASIPANFAGMKAHGNK from the exons ATGGAGACAAAAAGTAATATGTTTAAAGATGGAGAAGAGGAAGAAAAGGACTGTAGTTCTAGATCAGGTGACTCTGTagaagaagataatgatgaagaagaaattaAGAGGAAAATATCTTGCCACTCTTTGTATGATCTTTTGGTTGAGACTCACTTGGACTGTTTGAAG CAGGTTTGTTTGGGGATCACTGAGAttgaaaaaattgagaaagttGAAGAAAAGTCGTCAAAATATAAGAAAGTTATCTCACGCACAATGGATCATCAAGCAGAATTGAACAATAAGTTCAGCTCACTCACAATGGATCATCCAGCTGAGCTGGACAACTTCATG GAAGCATATTGTGTGGCTCTAAGCAAGCTAAAAGAAGCAATGGAGGAACCCCATTTAGAGTCCATAAGGTTCATCAATCATATGTATTCTCAGCTCAGTGAACTCATGGAGCTTCCTTCTTCTGCTTCCATCCCAGCTAATTTTG ctgGGATGAAGGCGCATGGAAACAAATGA